The following are encoded in a window of Etheostoma cragini isolate CJK2018 chromosome 7, CSU_Ecrag_1.0, whole genome shotgun sequence genomic DNA:
- the stk38a gene encoding serine/threonine-protein kinase 38 isoform X3, which translates to MAMTGPSSCSSMSNHTKERVTMAKVTLENFYSNLIAQHEEREMRQQKLEKVMDQEGLADEEKRIRRSQHARKETEFLRLKRTRLGLEDFESLKVIGRGAFGEVRLVQKKDTGHVYAMKILRKADMLEKEQVGHIRAERDILVEADSLWVVKMFYSFQDKMNLYLIMEFLPGGDMMTLLMKKDTLTEEATQFYIAETVLAIDSIHQLGFIHRDIKPDNLLLDSRGHVKLSDFGLCTGLKRAHRTEFYKNLNHSLPSDLTFQNMNSKRKAETWKRNRRQLAFSTVGTPDYIAPEVFMQNGYNKLCDWWSLGVIMYEMLIGYPPFCSETPQETYRKVMNWRETLTFPPEVPISEKAKDLILRFCCEEEHRIGAAGVEEIKSNPFFEGVDYDHIRERPAAIPIEIKSIDDTSNFDEFPDSDILTPTVAPVSNQTEADLKNKDWVFINYTYKRFEGLTARGAIPSYMKSGKR; encoded by the exons GCAGCAGAAGCTGGAGAAAGTGATGGACCAGGAGGGCTTGGCAGATGAAGAg AAACGTATCCGGCGTTCTCAGCACGCCAGGAAAGAGACAGAGTTCCTGCGTCTGAAGCGTACTCGACTGGGTCTGGAGGACTTTGAGTCCCTGAAGGTGATTGGGCGAGGAGCTTTTGGAGAG GTTCGTCTGGTGCAGAAGAAAGACACCGGCCACGTCTACGCCATGAAGATCCTCCGAAAAGCTGACATGCTGGAGAAAGAACAG GTTGGACATATCCGGGCTGAGCGGGACATCCTGGTAGAGGCAGATAGTCTGTGGGTGGTCAAGATGTTCTACAGCTTCCAGGATAAGATGAACCTCTACCTCATCATGGAGTTCCTGCCTGGAG GAGACATGATGACCCTGCTGATGAAGAAGGACACTCTGACAGAAGAGGCGACTCAGTTCTACATCGCCGAGACGGTGCTGGCCATCGACTCCATCCACCAGCTGGGCTTCATTCACAGAGACATCAAACCCGACAACTTGCTGCTGGACTCCAGG ggTCATGTGAAGCTGTCTGACTTTGGTCTGTGCACGGGGCTGAAGAGGGCTCACCGCACCGAGTTCTACAAGAACCTGAACCACAGCCTGCCCAGTGACCTCA CTTTTCAGAACATGAACTCCAAGAGGAAGGCAGAGACCTGGAAGAGGAACCGGAGGCAGCTG GCTTTCTCTACCGTGGGAACCCCAGACTACATCGCCCCGGAGGTCTTCATGCAAAATGGATACAACAAGCTCTGCGATTGGTGGAGCCTGGGTGTCATCATGTATGAGATGCTGATAG GGTACCCCCCGTTCTGCTCCGAGACGCCTCAGGAGACCTACAGGAAGGTGATGAACTGGCGAGAGACGCTGACCTTTCCTCCAGAGGTGCCCATATCCGAGAAGGCCAAAGATCTGATCCTCAG GTTCTGCTGTGAGGAGGAGCACAGGATCGGTGCTGCGGGGGTCGAGGAGATCAAGTCCAATCCTTTCTTTGAGGGCGTGGACTACGACCACATCAG AGAGAGACCTGCTGCCATCCCCATAGAGATCAAAAGCATCGACGACACCTCGAACTTCGACGAATTCCCCGATTCAGACATCCTCACACCGACAG TCGCCCCGGTGTCCAACCAGACCGAGGCCGACCTGAAGAACAAGGACTGGGTCTTCATCAACTACACCTACAAACGCTTCGAGGGCCTGACGGCTCGGGGGGCGATACCGTCCTACATGAAGTCGGGGAAGAGATGA
- the stk38a gene encoding serine/threonine-protein kinase 38 isoform X2 — MAMTGPSSCSSMSNHTKERVTMAKVTLENFYSNLIAQHEEREMRQQKLEKVMDQEGLADEEKRIRRSQHARKETEFLRLKRTRLGLEDFESLKVIGRGAFGEVRLVQKKDTGHVYAMKILRKADMLEKEQVGHIRAERDILVEADSLWVVKMFYSFQDKMNLYLIMEFLPGGDMMTLLMKKDTLTEEATQFYIAETVLAIDSIHQLGFIHRDIKPDNLLLDSRGHVKLSDFGLCTGLKRAHRTEFYKNLNHSLPSDLTFQNMNSKRKAETWKRNRRQLAFSTVGTPDYIAPEVFMQNGYNKLCDWWSLGVIMYEMLIGYPPFCSETPQETYRKVMNWRETLTFPPEVPISEKAKDLILRFCCEEEHRIGAAGVEEIKSNPFFEGVDYDHIRERPAAIPIEIKSIDDTSNFDEFPDSDILTPTGTVAPVSNQTEADLKNKDWVFINYTYKRFEGLTARGAIPSYMKSGKR; from the exons GCAGCAGAAGCTGGAGAAAGTGATGGACCAGGAGGGCTTGGCAGATGAAGAg AAACGTATCCGGCGTTCTCAGCACGCCAGGAAAGAGACAGAGTTCCTGCGTCTGAAGCGTACTCGACTGGGTCTGGAGGACTTTGAGTCCCTGAAGGTGATTGGGCGAGGAGCTTTTGGAGAG GTTCGTCTGGTGCAGAAGAAAGACACCGGCCACGTCTACGCCATGAAGATCCTCCGAAAAGCTGACATGCTGGAGAAAGAACAG GTTGGACATATCCGGGCTGAGCGGGACATCCTGGTAGAGGCAGATAGTCTGTGGGTGGTCAAGATGTTCTACAGCTTCCAGGATAAGATGAACCTCTACCTCATCATGGAGTTCCTGCCTGGAG GAGACATGATGACCCTGCTGATGAAGAAGGACACTCTGACAGAAGAGGCGACTCAGTTCTACATCGCCGAGACGGTGCTGGCCATCGACTCCATCCACCAGCTGGGCTTCATTCACAGAGACATCAAACCCGACAACTTGCTGCTGGACTCCAGG ggTCATGTGAAGCTGTCTGACTTTGGTCTGTGCACGGGGCTGAAGAGGGCTCACCGCACCGAGTTCTACAAGAACCTGAACCACAGCCTGCCCAGTGACCTCA CTTTTCAGAACATGAACTCCAAGAGGAAGGCAGAGACCTGGAAGAGGAACCGGAGGCAGCTG GCTTTCTCTACCGTGGGAACCCCAGACTACATCGCCCCGGAGGTCTTCATGCAAAATGGATACAACAAGCTCTGCGATTGGTGGAGCCTGGGTGTCATCATGTATGAGATGCTGATAG GGTACCCCCCGTTCTGCTCCGAGACGCCTCAGGAGACCTACAGGAAGGTGATGAACTGGCGAGAGACGCTGACCTTTCCTCCAGAGGTGCCCATATCCGAGAAGGCCAAAGATCTGATCCTCAG GTTCTGCTGTGAGGAGGAGCACAGGATCGGTGCTGCGGGGGTCGAGGAGATCAAGTCCAATCCTTTCTTTGAGGGCGTGGACTACGACCACATCAG AGAGAGACCTGCTGCCATCCCCATAGAGATCAAAAGCATCGACGACACCTCGAACTTCGACGAATTCCCCGATTCAGACATCCTCACACCGACAGGTA CAGTCGCCCCGGTGTCCAACCAGACCGAGGCCGACCTGAAGAACAAGGACTGGGTCTTCATCAACTACACCTACAAACGCTTCGAGGGCCTGACGGCTCGGGGGGCGATACCGTCCTACATGAAGTCGGGGAAGAGATGA
- the stk38a gene encoding serine/threonine-protein kinase 38 isoform X1: MAMTGPSSCSSMSNHTKERVTMAKVTLENFYSNLIAQHEEREMRQQKLEKVMDQEGLADEEKRIRRSQHARKETEFLRLKRTRLGLEDFESLKVIGRGAFGEVRLVQKKDTGHVYAMKILRKADMLEKEQVGHIRAERDILVEADSLWVVKMFYSFQDKMNLYLIMEFLPGGDMMTLLMKKDTLTEEATQFYIAETVLAIDSIHQLGFIHRDIKPDNLLLDSRGHVKLSDFGLCTGLKRAHRTEFYKNLNHSLPSDLSKQTFQNMNSKRKAETWKRNRRQLAFSTVGTPDYIAPEVFMQNGYNKLCDWWSLGVIMYEMLIGYPPFCSETPQETYRKVMNWRETLTFPPEVPISEKAKDLILRFCCEEEHRIGAAGVEEIKSNPFFEGVDYDHIRERPAAIPIEIKSIDDTSNFDEFPDSDILTPTVAPVSNQTEADLKNKDWVFINYTYKRFEGLTARGAIPSYMKSGKR, from the exons GCAGCAGAAGCTGGAGAAAGTGATGGACCAGGAGGGCTTGGCAGATGAAGAg AAACGTATCCGGCGTTCTCAGCACGCCAGGAAAGAGACAGAGTTCCTGCGTCTGAAGCGTACTCGACTGGGTCTGGAGGACTTTGAGTCCCTGAAGGTGATTGGGCGAGGAGCTTTTGGAGAG GTTCGTCTGGTGCAGAAGAAAGACACCGGCCACGTCTACGCCATGAAGATCCTCCGAAAAGCTGACATGCTGGAGAAAGAACAG GTTGGACATATCCGGGCTGAGCGGGACATCCTGGTAGAGGCAGATAGTCTGTGGGTGGTCAAGATGTTCTACAGCTTCCAGGATAAGATGAACCTCTACCTCATCATGGAGTTCCTGCCTGGAG GAGACATGATGACCCTGCTGATGAAGAAGGACACTCTGACAGAAGAGGCGACTCAGTTCTACATCGCCGAGACGGTGCTGGCCATCGACTCCATCCACCAGCTGGGCTTCATTCACAGAGACATCAAACCCGACAACTTGCTGCTGGACTCCAGG ggTCATGTGAAGCTGTCTGACTTTGGTCTGTGCACGGGGCTGAAGAGGGCTCACCGCACCGAGTTCTACAAGAACCTGAACCACAGCCTGCCCAGTGACCTCAGTAAGCAAA CTTTTCAGAACATGAACTCCAAGAGGAAGGCAGAGACCTGGAAGAGGAACCGGAGGCAGCTG GCTTTCTCTACCGTGGGAACCCCAGACTACATCGCCCCGGAGGTCTTCATGCAAAATGGATACAACAAGCTCTGCGATTGGTGGAGCCTGGGTGTCATCATGTATGAGATGCTGATAG GGTACCCCCCGTTCTGCTCCGAGACGCCTCAGGAGACCTACAGGAAGGTGATGAACTGGCGAGAGACGCTGACCTTTCCTCCAGAGGTGCCCATATCCGAGAAGGCCAAAGATCTGATCCTCAG GTTCTGCTGTGAGGAGGAGCACAGGATCGGTGCTGCGGGGGTCGAGGAGATCAAGTCCAATCCTTTCTTTGAGGGCGTGGACTACGACCACATCAG AGAGAGACCTGCTGCCATCCCCATAGAGATCAAAAGCATCGACGACACCTCGAACTTCGACGAATTCCCCGATTCAGACATCCTCACACCGACAG TCGCCCCGGTGTCCAACCAGACCGAGGCCGACCTGAAGAACAAGGACTGGGTCTTCATCAACTACACCTACAAACGCTTCGAGGGCCTGACGGCTCGGGGGGCGATACCGTCCTACATGAAGTCGGGGAAGAGATGA